From a region of the Sporosarcina ureilytica genome:
- a CDS encoding pro-sigmaK processing inhibitor BofA family protein, translated as MKAAISTFIVGFILFLLVMDKKRVKNMFEFISIYWFRLAFSFLALFILNVVAGFFGVFVPVNIVSGLVITILGIPGLASICAIAFIL; from the coding sequence ATGAAAGCAGCCATTAGTACTTTTATCGTTGGATTTATATTGTTCCTATTAGTAATGGACAAGAAGCGTGTGAAAAATATGTTCGAGTTTATATCAATCTATTGGTTCCGTCTTGCTTTTTCCTTTCTAGCTCTTTTTATTTTAAACGTAGTCGCAGGTTTCTTTGGCGTTTTTGTCCCGGTTAACATTGTGTCAGGGCTTGTTATTACGATACTTGGCATTCCAGGTCTCGCTTCAATTTGTGCGATTGCATTTATTTTATAA